The segment ATCTTTCTGAAAGGTCTGGCGATGGGCTTTTGCATCGCGGCGCCGGTCGGGCCGATCGGGCTGTTGTGCATCCGCCGCTCGGCGATCGATGGTCGCGCCGCCGGCTTCGTCACCGGGCTGGGTGCAGCCACCGCGGATGCGCTTTACGGACTCATCGCCGCGTTGGGCATCACCGCCGTCACTCATTTCCTCGTCGATCACCGCACGGCGATTCACTGGTTCGGCGGTCTGTTTCTGGTGTATCTCGGAATATCGCTGGCGCGGGCCAAGCCCGCTGCGACGACCGCCGCGCCGGTGCATGCCCGCAGTCTCGCAGGCGCCTACGTGTCGACGTTCGCCCTCACGCTGGCCAATCCCGCGACAGTCCTCGCCTTCGTGGCGATTTTTGCCGGGCTCGGCATCGGCGTGACAGCCTCCGGCGTCACTCCCGCGGCCGTGCTCGTCGCCGGCGTCTTCCTTGGTTCCGCCGTCTGGTGGCTGCTGCTCAGCACCGGGGCGAACTGGCTGGGCACCAAGGTGGGCGCCCACCGGCTCCACGTGATCAATCTCGCCTCCGGCACCTTGATCGCGCTCTTCGGTGCCTGGCAGCTCGCCAGCCTCGTGCTGACGCTCGGCTGACGTCGTCGAAAACGGGCGGAGGTAGCCGAGGCGTCCTCGCCGGGCCTTTTGCCAGGCTCAAGGCGAGCCGTTTCGACCAGCCCACATGTTTTTGCAGAGCCAGCGCCGCGCCATCGAGGCTTTCCCGATCCTGCGATTCAGGTGCACCGATGCAGCCCATCGTTGACCCGTCCAACGGGCTGACTATCCTACGCCGCGTTATGGATACCCCTCCTCCTGTCGCGCCCCAACCGGTTCAGCCGGTTCTCCCGCCCGCTGAAGCGAGCGTTCGGACTTGGTCGATGCTGGCCCACCTCACCGCCCTCTGCGGATTCATCATTCCCCTCGGCAACATCATCGGCCCGCTGCTCGTCTGGCAGATCAAAAAGCACGAGATTCCCGAGGTGGTCGTTCACGCCAAGGAAGCGCTCAATTTCCAGATCACCTGCTTCATCTACCTGGTGATCTCCGCCCTGCTGATCTTCATCGTGATCGGCTTCCCGTTGATGTTCGCCGTCGGCGTATTCAATCTGGTGTGCGTCATCATCGCCGGCCTGAAGGCGAACGACGGGAAACCCTGGCAGTATCCCATCACGATTCGGTTCCTGAAGTAATCCGGCCGGCTCTCGGCTCTTTCCCAGGCGGCGATCGCGGTTCGCCGCCTGTTTTGTGTCTGCCCGCGTCAGACCCACCGCTGATCCGGCCATTGCCATTCGCACGTCGGGTCCCCAGCGTGGTCCGCGCGTGAACGCCTCCTGGGACATCCTCAAAACTCTCTCCGATCCCACCCGCCTCCGGCTGCTTGCGCTCCTCGTGCGCGAAGAGCTGTCCGTCGCCGAGCTGCAGGAAATCCTCGGCATGGGCCAGTCGCGGGTGTCGTCGCAACTCGCGCTGCTGCGCCAGGTCGACCTCGTCACCGACCGCCGCGATGGCAAGAAGGCGTTCTACTCCATCCGGAGCAACCTCCCGCCGCGAACGCTCGCGCTGCTGAAGTCCGCCATCGATTCCGTCTCAGAGCTGGCAGTGATCAACGAGGACCGGGAAAACCTGGACCGCATCCTGCAAAAACGGCGGCGCACGCAGGAGCAGTATTTCAATCTCATCGCCGGCCGGTTGGGCAAAAATTACTGCCCGGGCCGCTCGTGGGAAGCGATCGGCCACCTCGCGCTGCGGCTCACACCCGCGATCGACATCGCCGATCTCGGTGCAGGCGAAGGCCTGCTGTCGCAGCTGCTCGCCGCGCGCGCGCGGCAGGTGTGGTGCATCGACAACTCGCCGCGGATGGTCGAGGTCGGCACGACGCTCGCGCGGAAAAACAACCTCGCCAATCTCTCCTACAAGCTCGGCGACATCGAGCACGTGCCGCTCGGCGATCGCTCCGTCGACCTCGCGATCCTGTCGCAGGCGCTGCATCACGCGCAGCATCCGCAGACCGCGGTGAACGAGGCCTTCCGCATCCTGCGCCCCGGCGGCCAGCTGCTGGTGCTCGATCTCAACGAGCACCATTTCGAAAAAGCCCGCGAGCTCTACGCCGATGTCTGGCTCGGCTTCAAGGAGAGTGCGCTGCACGGTTTCCTGAAGAAAGCCGGGTTCACCAAAGTCGAGGTGACTGCCGTTGCGAAGGAAACGACCGAACCCAGTTTCGAAACCCTCCTCGCCGCCGGCCTGAAGCCCGGCAAGTGACCTCCCCTCCCCCTTCTCAACTCTCAACCTTCAACTCTCAACTTCTTCCGGCTCTCCGCTCTAGACTCTCAGCTCTAGCCTCTAGACTCCGTCCCATGCCCGTCACCCCTTCCGCTTGGTTCACGTGGGCCCTCCTTTCGGCGGTGTTCGCCGCACTCACCGCGATCTTCGCGAAGATCGGCCTGCAGGGCGTGGATTCCGACTTTGCCACGCTCATCCGCACCTGCCTGATCTTTTTTGTCCTCGCGGCGTTTGTTTTCTTCGCCGGCAAGTGGTCCAACCCGCTGGCGCTTTCGTCCAAAACTTGGACTTTTCTCACGCTCTCCGCGCTGGCCACCGGCGCGTCCTGGGTCTGCTACTTTCGCGCGCTCAAGCTCGGGGACGCCTCCAAGGTCGCGCCGGTCGACAAGCTTAGCGTCATCCTGGTGGCGTTGATCGCGGTGCTTTTTCTCGGCGAGCGGCCGAGCAACCGCGAATGGTTCGGCATCGCGCTGGTGAGCCTCGGCGTCTTCGTCCTCGGCTTCAAACGCTGAGTGAACGCAGCCAGGGTGGAGTGCGTGGTCCTCAACGCGCCTGCCCGTAACCCGCGGCTTCGCCGTAGCGGAACGCGTCGGCGTTTCGCCGGAAGCCCCACCGCTTCCGCTACGCAAAGCGCCTCGACCGCAACGCGCTCTCCCGCCCCGCCACCATTCCGGCTCAGTGGTGATGCCGCCGTGCGTCGACCCGCATCCGCGGATGTTGCACTCGCGCCGTCCTGATTTCCTGATCGCACGCGGTGGTCGAAATCCCCAGCGCCGCGTACACGAGGCAAAATCCGGTGGCGGCGTTCACGATCGGGATCAACCCGAGCAGCCCCCACCAACCAATGTAATGGTGGCCGAGCATGAGCAGCGCACATCCGGCCACGAATCGCACCGCCGCATCGAAGGATCCAACGTTCGTTTTCATGGGAGTTTTGTTGGCGCGAATCTACGCGCCCGCCCTCCCCCGGGCTGCGCACATCTTGGCCAACGTTGCCCGCTTTTCGCCTGCGAACGGATCGCAGACCGCCCGCGCCGGCGGCAACTCGTTGAGTTCCCGTCACCCTCGGCTGCAGCCTCCCGCGCTGCCGTCGCTATGTTTTTTTCACTTTCGCCTGCCGCAAGGCGTGCGCCTTCGAGACCTCGACGTATTTCT is part of the Opitutus terrae PB90-1 genome and harbors:
- a CDS encoding LysE family translocator, coding for MDIFLKGLAMGFCIAAPVGPIGLLCIRRSAIDGRAAGFVTGLGAATADALYGLIAALGITAVTHFLVDHRTAIHWFGGLFLVYLGISLARAKPAATTAAPVHARSLAGAYVSTFALTLANPATVLAFVAIFAGLGIGVTASGVTPAAVLVAGVFLGSAVWWLLLSTGANWLGTKVGAHRLHVINLASGTLIALFGAWQLASLVLTLG
- a CDS encoding DUF4870 domain-containing protein — encoded protein: MLAHLTALCGFIIPLGNIIGPLLVWQIKKHEIPEVVVHAKEALNFQITCFIYLVISALLIFIVIGFPLMFAVGVFNLVCVIIAGLKANDGKPWQYPITIRFLK
- a CDS encoding metalloregulator ArsR/SmtB family transcription factor is translated as MNASWDILKTLSDPTRLRLLALLVREELSVAELQEILGMGQSRVSSQLALLRQVDLVTDRRDGKKAFYSIRSNLPPRTLALLKSAIDSVSELAVINEDRENLDRILQKRRRTQEQYFNLIAGRLGKNYCPGRSWEAIGHLALRLTPAIDIADLGAGEGLLSQLLAARARQVWCIDNSPRMVEVGTTLARKNNLANLSYKLGDIEHVPLGDRSVDLAILSQALHHAQHPQTAVNEAFRILRPGGQLLVLDLNEHHFEKARELYADVWLGFKESALHGFLKKAGFTKVEVTAVAKETTEPSFETLLAAGLKPGK
- a CDS encoding EamA family transporter; the encoded protein is MPVTPSAWFTWALLSAVFAALTAIFAKIGLQGVDSDFATLIRTCLIFFVLAAFVFFAGKWSNPLALSSKTWTFLTLSALATGASWVCYFRALKLGDASKVAPVDKLSVILVALIAVLFLGERPSNREWFGIALVSLGVFVLGFKR
- a CDS encoding YgaP family membrane protein; its protein translation is MKTNVGSFDAAVRFVAGCALLMLGHHYIGWWGLLGLIPIVNAATGFCLVYAALGISTTACDQEIRTARVQHPRMRVDARRHHH